Genomic DNA from Flavobacterium sp. N502540:
TGATGTTTTTTGCATCAAATTTTTCATCAGCAACCAAATAAGCTACGATTTCTTTCTCTCCTACCTTATTTTCTTTTGCCAGTACTGCAACAGAAGTTGTTATTTTTTGCTGAAGAAATGCATTTTCAATTTCTCCCAATTCAATCCTGTAGCCTCTAATTTTTACCTGATCGTCGACTCTGCCAAAAAACTGAATATTCCCGTCCGGTAACCAGTAGCACAAATCTCCTGTTCTATATAAGATTTCATTATCAGCAAAAGGATTGGTAACAAAACGTTCTTTGGTAAGTGCTTCCTGATTGATATATCCTCTGGAAACTCCTATTCCTCCAATATACATTTCACCCACAACTCCGGTTTTTGCGATTTGAAAAGCATTATCTACAATATAAATCGTAGTGTTTTCAATCGGTTTTCCGATTGGCAGACGGCTTAAGTCTTTATCATTCTCTTTGTCATAAGCATATATTGTCGAAGATACAGTCGTCTCAGTTGGTCCATAAGAGTTGTAGAATTCGGTGTGAGCTACCCATTTCCTGGCTAGATTTAATGAGCACTCTTCACCTCCAACCACAACTCTGTTTAAATGGTATTTATTAGGTGTTACATTTTCCAGATAAGTTGGTGTGGCATCGATATGGGTGATTTTCTTTTCCATCAAAAGCATTTCAAATTTTTCACCATCCAGTAAATCCTCTTTATCACATATCACTAAAGTTGAACCGCTTGCCAATGCAATAAAAATTTGTTCTACCGAAGCGTCAAATACATAATTTGAGAAGGCTAAAATTTTCTCTTCTTTTTGTATTTTATATCTTTTTATTAATGCTTTCGCCAGGTTTACAACGCCTTTGTGTTCAATATAAACCCCTTTCGGTTTTCCGGTTGTTCCGGAAGTGTAGATACTGTATATCAAGGAATTTGACGTAAGATTATTGGTTACTCCCTCTGTACTTTCTTTTGAAATCAAATGCCAATCCTTATCTATTACTATTGTTTTTGGAAAGAACTCTTCTGAAAAGTTTTCCAAAAGAGACTGTTTTGAAATTATGGCTTTGGCTGCTGTATCTTTTAAAATAAAATCAATTCTCTGCTGTGGATAATCTTCATCCAGCGGGACATAGGCCGCTCCTGCTTTTAGTATTCCAAAAATTGAAATAAGCATTTCTACAGAACGATCCAATACTATTGCAACAAAATCTTCATTACCTATACCCTGCTTTTTAAGATAATGCCCTAACTGATTTGACTTTTCATCTAACTCGGCATAACTCATGTTTACTCCATTATGGTGTAAAGCGGGATAATTCGGGTTCGATACAACTTGCTCGTTAAACAAATCTAATACGGTTTGTTCTTTATTTTCGATTACCGAATCGTTTTCCTTTTTGTTCAAATAGAGCTCCTTTTCCTCATTGGATAAATAATCTAATTCTTTTAATGATGATTCCGGATGATCTACAAGCTGCTGGAAAACCTTTTTGTAAACCGACTCTATTTCAGACAATTCGATTCCATTAACAAGCTGTCTGGACTGAGCAAAATCAAATGATGGAAAATTATTAGTGTTGTTAACCGTAAAATCAAGATAGGTATTGGTAACTCCTTTTCCTTTTAGTGATAGTTCCTGATTCTCGAGATACGATTCTTTTTCGTCATTAAGTTGTTCTTCTAATGCATCATAAGAGTAAAAGTCAACATAATTGAAAATGATATCAAAGAAAGGATTGTTTATTCCTTTAATTTCATTGTTAACAGAAGCGATACTGGCTAAACTCATATCCGAAAAATTACTTACTTCGATGAGTTTCTGTTTTACTAATCTGAGTAACTCTTCACCACTTAATGATCTGTCCACCTCAAGTCTTAAAGGTATTGTATTTAGAAAACAGCCCAACATTCCATCGGCATCCGGCAAGGCAGGTCTTGTATTCACAACCAATCCTATTGTGATGTCATTGCTGTACGTGTATAACTTTAAAGTGTATACAAAGGCACTCAGAGCAAGTTCTTTTAACCTGATGCCGTAAGCGGTTTTTAAAGTTTCAATTTTGGATAACTCTTCTTTCTCAAAGCGAAATAATTTAGAATCGTCTGCTTCTTTTTCTGTAAATAAATCAAGTCTGTGGTAATCGTTCAATTCTTTAGACCAAAATGCTGCAGTCTCTTCTTTTCTTTTATCCTGCAACTGATACAGCATATAATCTTTATGACTCGATTTTAATTTTGTAGGTTTAAATGAAGGAGTCTCCAGTAATTTAAGATACACATTATTGATTTCAGTCAATAACAACGAATCGCTCCAACCATCTATAATGGCATGATGACATTGAGAAATGAACACAATAGTATCATTACCTACATTAAAAGCGGCCATTCGAAACAGTGGTGCCTGAGCTACATCAAACGAATTTAACAGCTCTGACTGAAGAAATGCTGAAATAACTTTTTCCTGTTCTTTAAACGATTCCAGTTGAGATAAATCTTCGTATACAACTGGTATTTCGGCTTGTTTATAAACAATCTGAACTTCCTGATCGTAATCTTGTAAATTAAATCCTGTTCTTAGAATTTCATGCTTTTCGGTTATTAATTGCATTGCTTTTCTGAAAACCGAAATATCAAAATTCGGAAATTGTCGGTGATTAATCATCTGATCGTGATAGATGCTTGCCCCTTCATATTTCAATGATTCGTAAATCATTCCTTTTTGAATATCACTCATTGGGTAAACGTCTTCCACATTATCAGCATTATTTCCGCTTAAAGCTTCTAAAACACTGTTTTTCAAAACTTCAACGGATTGCTTTGCCTGATTTTCAGCTCCCTCAACTGCTGCTTTTTTAACTTCAAGTGACGCTCTGTTGCCTGCTATGAAATCTGATAACTGCGAGATACAATCATGAGTATAGATATCCGAAATCGTAATATCTAACTGCATTTCGTTGTAAATACCGTTCACAATTTTCAATACTTTAATAGAATCACCTCCTAAGTCAAAAAATCGATCATTTACACCAATTTTTTCCTTGTCCAAAACGGTTTCCCATATATTTACTAAGGCTATTTCTTCTTCTGTTCCCGGAGCTACATATTCTTCTCCTCTTCCAGCTTCTGAACCGCCAATTTCAAGTAATGCCTTGGTATCTATTTTTCCGTTTGGTGTTAACGGAAATGCCTCCAAAGTAATAAAATGAGCAGGTACGGCATAGCTCGGCAACAAATCTTTTAAATGGTGTTTTAACTCTGAAGTGTTTACTGTTTCTTTTGCTAACAAATAAGCATACAATTCGTTATCACCAGATTTGTTTTCTTTGGTTAAAATAACAGCCGCTTCTACAAGGCTGTACTGTTCAACAGCATATTGTATTTCGCCCAGTTCGATACGATATCCTCTAACTTTTACCTGATTGTCTTTTCTGCCTAAAAACTCGATTTCACCAGCCGAGTTCCATCTGCCTAAGTCACCTGTTTTATACATTAGACCTGCTTCACTAAAACGATCTTTGACAAACTTTTGAGCAGTTAATTCCGGATTGTTTAAATAGCCATTGGTCACGCCGTTACCTCCAATGTGCAACTCACCAATTACGCCAAGCGGAACCAAATCTTCTTTTTCGTTTAAGATGTAAATACGGGTGTTGGCAATCGGTTTACCTATAGTGGCTGTGACCGGTTTACCTTCTTCATATTTATGAACACTACTCCAAACGGAACATTCTGTTGGGCCATATTCATTAAATAAATCACAGCCTGATTGCCCTATTTGGCTTTTAAAATGATCTTCGATTAAACTTATAGGGCAAGTTTCTCCGGCTACCGTAACCTGTTCAATAGAAGAATCTTTATCTGACAATGCACTCAAAAGCAACTTATAATACGAAGGCACTGTTAACAAATGACTTACTTTTTGATTTACTATAAGATTGGCAATGAAATTTACATCTCCAATATCCGAACTGCCAGTGATGCATAATGTTCCTCCGGTAGTCAGCGTACTGAATATCCCCGCAACTGAACTATCAAAAGCAACTGAAGACAGTAACAAGAAGCATTTTATTGGGGAGTAAGTATTGCCTCGTGGTGCTAAAGAATGTAGTAAGTTTCCATGAGTTACCATAACACCTTTAGGATTACCTGTAGATCCGGACGTATAAATGATGTAAATCAAATGATCCTGTGAAACCGTTATTTCCGGAGCTGTTATTGGATTTGTTAAACTCTCCAACTGTACATCCATTGCGAATATTCCGCCCTCATAATATGATAAATCAAACATATAATCGGATTGTGTGAGTAGGGCCTTTACGTTGGTATCTTTCAGGATATACTCTTTTCTGGAAACAGGATAATCAGGGTCTATAGGAACATAAGCTGCCCCTGCTTTTAAAATTCCTAAAATACCAATGAAAATCGATTCTGAACGATCAAGCATAATCCCGACAAAATCATTAGGCTCCAGCTGATATTCTTCTAATAAAAAATGAGCCAATTGACTGGAACGCTTGTCTAATTCAAGGTAGCTTAATTGATTTCCTTCAAAAGATACTGCTATGGCTTCCGGATTTTTTTCTACTTGTTCTCGGATCATTTCTAAGACGTTCTTAGATTTGTCGTAATCAAATGTTTCTGCATTGAAATCAAGTAAATGCTGTTGTTCTTCTTTTGGTAACCATTTCAACTCCAGTATCGGCAGTTCTGCATTTTGCAATAAAGCAGTTAATAACTGTTCCAGATGATTTCCAAATTGCGCTATGCGTTCTGAGTCAAATACATCACTGTTGTAAATGATATTTGTGGCTAAACCATTTTCTGAATCAACAAAACTAAAAACCAAATCAAACACGCTGGAGTGTGGCAAGTCGCCTTTATACGGACTAACCGACAGGTTGTTTAATTCTGTACTGGCACCATTCTGATTGTTCTGAACAATAACCTGTACATCAAATAATGGATTTCTACTCATATCCCTCGGGATATTTAAAGAGGAAACCAGCTCATCAAAAGGATACAGTTGATGTTCGTGAGCTCCCAAAACAACTTCTTTTACTTTAGATAAAACATTTTTAAAATGATCTTCTTTTGAAAATTGGGTTCTTAATGCTAATGTGTTCACATAAAACCCGATCTGATTTTCTAAATCAATATGATCTCTGCCTGCAATCGGACTTCCAATTGTAATGTCTGACTGATTGGTATAATGGTAGAACAATACATTAACGGCACTTAACAATCCCATAAACAAAGTACTTTCTTCTGCTTTAAGGAATTCTGTGAGTTTGCCGCTTAGTTCTCCAGAGATTATTTTATTATAAACACCTCCATTATATGTTTTTGTAAGAGGACGCTGTTTTCCTCCGGATAAATCTAAAACGGGTAAATCTCCTTTAAACTGATTGATCCAGTATCCTTTGTGAAATTCTAATCTAGAATCACTTAACTCCTCAAGCTGCCATGAGGAATAGTCTTTGTATTGAACGTTTAGCGGTGTTAATACTAATGGTTCTCCGGTTACAAGTGTATTGTACAGGTACAATAATTCGTTTACAATGATTTCTAAAGACCAGCCATCGCTAATGATGTGGTGAATTACGTTACTAAAAACCCAACGATTCTCTGATAATTTATATATACTTGCTTTTAATAATTGCCCCGAA
This window encodes:
- a CDS encoding non-ribosomal peptide synthetase, with the protein product MGYDLFTKLKKLKVTVKVIDNNLDIKAPKGVLNEEILNEIKSKKEELIHLVTKYAKDQLTENYSIPVAPKSEHYPLSSSQRRLWVLSQIDNANFSYNIPGVQVIDEALDANAFIMAIRDLIDRHEVLRTVFKSAENEEVRQFIIAPEDFEFPFQQIDVDGDEEKLNEILTGVHNTLFDLEKGPLFKGALVRVSNTKFVFAYNMHHIISDGWSIGIMINELLKNYTIRKNGETVLSNPLQIHYKDYAVWQQKQLSDEVFNKERNYWLTHLAGDLPTLSHFGDYSRPAIMSYNGSVVKRSMDALLIQQLRAFCQKHEGTLFMGCLSILNVLLHKYTEQEDFIIGSPVSGRTHKDMADQIGFYVNTLALRTQFGAANSFEDVFQQNKRVTLHAIENQNYPFDELLDNLNVKRDLSRSPLFDVMISVQNDSQPNQQAEDLSYNELLDRRVSKYDLTFTFIEKPDSLTVELEYNRDIFSKETATTLLYHLENLLSQLLKNPAEEIKLISGLDSEEQYELLVSFNNTEKQYPETGSIVSFFAEQVERNPQNTALVYQDKSFTYSELDAVSNQLAHFLEKQYLLEKEDLIAILLPKSEWQIISILAILKAGCAYVPIASDYPESRIRFILEDTKCKLVVSEKEIADFLSAQSQYSESKTISPLSPSSLAYIMYTSGSTGVPKGALIEHGGVIRLVKESNYVPLTGKEALLSTGSFSFDAVTFEYWSMLLNGGKLVLCDENTLLSSTDLSKIIKEESISIMWFTAGLLNQIVEDNIELFEGLQTILAGGDKLSYAHISRLQKHYPHLEIINGYGPTENTTFSLTHKIEVLENNNIPIGKPITNSTVYILDKNYNLIPKGAVGEICLGGTGLSRGYLNQPELSLEKFVPNPFKPNQRLYKTGDLGRWLKDGTVEFLGRKDNQVKLRGYRIELGEIESVLAQHELINSSLAMVQEDNKKEKVLVAYITVNAPIAVSDLKQWLSQRLPYYMVPNYFEILDVFPLNVNGKVDRSKLPLPESMVIEGRAAYKEPSTELEKSLAKLWEDVLGISKVGLEDNFFDIGGHSLKATKLISKVHKEFQVKLKLKDLFVHATLQSQCKLIAEGQHSGYNRIPVLAKQDGYPLSLMQRRLWILSQHQAANIAYNMSGAYVFEGILEVGILEEAFIQLIKRHEILRTSFKEDANREILQYVTDPENISFAIKNIDLSREEKSILDQYLSEDLMAPFDLSSGQLLKASIYKLSENRWVFSNVIHHIISDGWSLEIIVNELLYLYNTLVTGEPLVLTPLNVQYKDYSSWQLEELSDSRLEFHKGYWINQFKGDLPVLDLSGGKQRPLTKTYNGGVYNKIISGELSGKLTEFLKAEESTLFMGLLSAVNVLFYHYTNQSDITIGSPIAGRDHIDLENQIGFYVNTLALRTQFSKEDHFKNVLSKVKEVVLGAHEHQLYPFDELVSSLNIPRDMSRNPLFDVQVIVQNNQNGASTELNNLSVSPYKGDLPHSSVFDLVFSFVDSENGLATNIIYNSDVFDSERIAQFGNHLEQLLTALLQNAELPILELKWLPKEEQQHLLDFNAETFDYDKSKNVLEMIREQVEKNPEAIAVSFEGNQLSYLELDKRSSQLAHFLLEEYQLEPNDFVGIMLDRSESIFIGILGILKAGAAYVPIDPDYPVSRKEYILKDTNVKALLTQSDYMFDLSYYEGGIFAMDVQLESLTNPITAPEITVSQDHLIYIIYTSGSTGNPKGVMVTHGNLLHSLAPRGNTYSPIKCFLLLSSVAFDSSVAGIFSTLTTGGTLCITGSSDIGDVNFIANLIVNQKVSHLLTVPSYYKLLLSALSDKDSSIEQVTVAGETCPISLIEDHFKSQIGQSGCDLFNEYGPTECSVWSSVHKYEEGKPVTATIGKPIANTRIYILNEKEDLVPLGVIGELHIGGNGVTNGYLNNPELTAQKFVKDRFSEAGLMYKTGDLGRWNSAGEIEFLGRKDNQVKVRGYRIELGEIQYAVEQYSLVEAAVILTKENKSGDNELYAYLLAKETVNTSELKHHLKDLLPSYAVPAHFITLEAFPLTPNGKIDTKALLEIGGSEAGRGEEYVAPGTEEEIALVNIWETVLDKEKIGVNDRFFDLGGDSIKVLKIVNGIYNEMQLDITISDIYTHDCISQLSDFIAGNRASLEVKKAAVEGAENQAKQSVEVLKNSVLEALSGNNADNVEDVYPMSDIQKGMIYESLKYEGASIYHDQMINHRQFPNFDISVFRKAMQLITEKHEILRTGFNLQDYDQEVQIVYKQAEIPVVYEDLSQLESFKEQEKVISAFLQSELLNSFDVAQAPLFRMAAFNVGNDTIVFISQCHHAIIDGWSDSLLLTEINNVYLKLLETPSFKPTKLKSSHKDYMLYQLQDKRKEETAAFWSKELNDYHRLDLFTEKEADDSKLFRFEKEELSKIETLKTAYGIRLKELALSAFVYTLKLYTYSNDITIGLVVNTRPALPDADGMLGCFLNTIPLRLEVDRSLSGEELLRLVKQKLIEVSNFSDMSLASIASVNNEIKGINNPFFDIIFNYVDFYSYDALEEQLNDEKESYLENQELSLKGKGVTNTYLDFTVNNTNNFPSFDFAQSRQLVNGIELSEIESVYKKVFQQLVDHPESSLKELDYLSNEEKELYLNKKENDSVIENKEQTVLDLFNEQVVSNPNYPALHHNGVNMSYAELDEKSNQLGHYLKKQGIGNEDFVAIVLDRSVEMLISIFGILKAGAAYVPLDEDYPQQRIDFILKDTAAKAIISKQSLLENFSEEFFPKTIVIDKDWHLISKESTEGVTNNLTSNSLIYSIYTSGTTGKPKGVYIEHKGVVNLAKALIKRYKIQKEEKILAFSNYVFDASVEQIFIALASGSTLVICDKEDLLDGEKFEMLLMEKKITHIDATPTYLENVTPNKYHLNRVVVGGEECSLNLARKWVAHTEFYNSYGPTETTVSSTIYAYDKENDKDLSRLPIGKPIENTTIYIVDNAFQIAKTGVVGEMYIGGIGVSRGYINQEALTKERFVTNPFADNEILYRTGDLCYWLPDGNIQFFGRVDDQVKIRGYRIELGEIENAFLQQKITTSVAVLAKENKVGEKEIVAYLVADEKFDAKNIRTQLKSVLPYFMIPSYYVPVEEIPLTKSRKVDRNKLLSIEIHGTDILKTIVSPENETENTILQIWQEILEKKEISVVDNFFEIGGYSLKAIKLKGMLRRKLGLDISIKDLYNAPTIRELALGKKASASAAINLQAGNLENTIYFIPPILGNSILYHPLAKVLGNQFNSIGLQYKGLEPDEELCQSIEEMADHFSKEIKKRQSNQPFLILGYSMGASIAFEVVKELEKHYDAIELVLVDRPTSLTGINADTENIDEQANWLLHEYEKAVDLSKDQKESVLSFIKNNLHLDNQYKLQGKISSTIHVLESAENDLRSDMMNWQNHTDRELLHHYLSGTHWEAFNEKNFDKYIEIFKSIIQKTNKETN